From the genome of Anaerolineae bacterium, one region includes:
- the nusG gene encoding transcription termination/antitermination protein NusG, with protein MAPAQEQAESQAAWYVVHCYSGYEEKVKKNLEQRIESMGMKDYIFDVLVPTEEVIEIREGQRQTVKRRIFPGYVLVKMIMNERSWYVVRNTPGVTGFVGIGSKPTPLTEEEVEKIMQRVYAPAPQVEVGFRPGERVRIIEGPFAEFIGIVDEIFPDKGKVRILLSFFGRETPVELDVLQVEKA; from the coding sequence ATTGCTCCCGCTCAGGAACAGGCGGAAAGCCAGGCAGCCTGGTACGTGGTTCACTGCTATTCGGGCTATGAAGAGAAAGTGAAGAAAAACCTTGAACAGCGCATTGAATCCATGGGGATGAAGGACTACATCTTTGACGTTTTGGTCCCCACCGAAGAGGTTATAGAGATCAGGGAGGGGCAGCGCCAAACGGTTAAAAGACGCATATTCCCGGGGTATGTTTTGGTCAAAATGATCATGAATGAGCGCTCCTGGTATGTGGTGCGCAACACCCCAGGCGTTACTGGATTCGTAGGAATAGGCAGCAAACCCACCCCTCTGACCGAAGAGGAGGTGGAAAAAATAATGCAGCGAGTTTACGCCCCGGCACCTCAGGTTGAGGTAGGGTTCAGGCCTGGAGAGAGGGTCAGGATTATAGAAGGGCCTTTTGCCGAATTTATTGGCATTGTGGATGAAATTTTCCCCGACAAGGGTAAAGTTCGGATTCTGCTTTCCTTCTTCGGTC
- the secE gene encoding preprotein translocase subunit SecE translates to MPKGSESSRKFSLIRYLKETRAELRKVTWPTREEALRLTVLVIVTILVMAILLGLLDYIYAKLMDLII, encoded by the coding sequence GTGCCGAAGGGGTCAGAATCCAGCCGAAAGTTTTCGCTCATACGTTACCTGAAAGAAACAAGGGCAGAGCTTAGGAAAGTCACGTGGCCAACCCGGGAAGAAGCCCTCAGGCTGACGGTGTTGGTGATAGTGACCATTTTGGTGATGGCTATCCTTTTGGGGTTACTGGATTACATTTACGCTAAACTAATGGACCTTATAATCTAA
- the rpmG gene encoding 50S ribosomal protein L33 — MAKKAARIIITMACTECKERNYTTEKNKVNDPGRLELKKYCPRCRKHTLHREVR; from the coding sequence ATGGCCAAGAAGGCAGCAAGGATTATAATTACCATGGCGTGTACTGAGTGCAAAGAGCGCAACTACACCACAGAAAAGAACAAGGTGAATGACCCGGGGCGTCTTGAGTTGAAGAAATATTGCCCCCGGTGCCGTAAACACACCCTTCACCGAGAGGTAAGGTAG